One Cellulomonas soli DNA window includes the following coding sequences:
- a CDS encoding DUF1918 domain-containing protein: MQAAVGDEVVVHGRSVGSSERHGRILEVKGPDGGPPYTVLFDDGHETLVFPGPDLQLYHHDAAHVHQGGAAGGYEPGPH; this comes from the coding sequence ATGCAGGCAGCCGTCGGCGACGAGGTCGTCGTCCATGGCCGCAGCGTCGGCTCGTCCGAACGCCACGGCCGGATCCTCGAGGTGAAAGGACCGGACGGCGGGCCGCCCTACACGGTCCTGTTCGACGACGGGCACGAGACGCTCGTGTTCCCCGGCCCCGACCTGCAGCTGTACCACCACGACGCCGCCCACGTGCACCAGGGCGGTGCGGCGGGAGGCTACGAGCCAGGACCGCACTGA
- a CDS encoding phage holin family protein — protein sequence MIRFLVSAALFLAAAAIGLLVANAVLDDFSVTAASFVWVVVIFALLQAVLAPFFLKTTRKNAPALVGATGLIATYVALIATNVLTDGLSISGLTTWLLAGIIVWLATMLAAFLLPLVFVKKAVDRRQA from the coding sequence ATGATCCGGTTCCTGGTCAGCGCCGCGCTGTTCCTCGCCGCCGCTGCGATCGGCCTGCTCGTCGCGAACGCCGTGCTCGACGACTTCTCGGTCACGGCGGCGTCGTTCGTGTGGGTGGTGGTGATCTTCGCGCTCCTGCAGGCCGTCCTCGCGCCGTTCTTCCTGAAGACGACGCGCAAGAACGCCCCTGCTCTCGTCGGGGCGACGGGCCTCATCGCCACCTACGTGGCGTTGATCGCGACCAACGTGCTCACCGACGGGCTCAGCATCAGCGGCCTGACGACCTGGCTGCTCGCCGGCATCATCGTGTGGCTCGCCACCATGCTCGCGGCCTTCCTGCTGCCGCTCGTCTTCGTCAAGAAGGCCGTCGACCGCCGTCAGGCGTAG
- the gltB gene encoding glutamate synthase large subunit — protein sequence MSTSPASPGAQSAPFAPGPTGLYDPAAEHDACGFAFVATLRGTPGRDIVDAGLTALLNLDHRGAVGAEEDSGDGAGILTQIPDAFFRDVVDADLPPAGSYAIGMAFLPVDEAEQTRVVQAIEAIAAEEKLDVLAWRDVTVTADLVGPTARSSMPRFRHLVVADPSRELSGIDLDRRTFRLRRRAEREVGVYFASLSARTITYKGMLTTGQLEPFFADLSDPRYASEIALVHSRFSTNTFPSWPLAHPFRLIAHNGEINTVRGNRNWMAAREGTLGSELIGDLGPLMPVCTPGGSDSGSFDEVLELLHLSGRSLPHAVMMMVPEAWENHAQMDPDRRAFYEYHSTLMEPWDGPAAITFTDGTLIGSVQDRNGLRPGRYWVTEDGLVVMASEAGVLDLDPATVVAKGRLEPGRMFLVDTGQGRIIEDDEIKAQLAAQRPYAQWVREHSVVLEQLPEREHVAHSAASVRRRQRTFGYTEEELKVILSPMGASGAEPLGAMGSDTPVAVLSSRPRLLFDYFTQMFAQVTNPPLDAIREELVTAIGGAIGPEPNLLADGPEHARKLVLPFPVLDNDQLAKVVHVAKEPSLGFRATTIRGLYKVDGGGAALEARLEEIFAEVDRAIADGVSFLVLSDRNSDADLAPIPSLLLLSAVHHHTLRRHTRTQISLVVEAGDVREVHHVALLIGYGAAAVNPYLAMETVEDLARSGYLPGVAPEKAVKNLIKGLGKGVLKVMSKMGISTIASYRGAQVFEAIGLSQPLVDRYFTGTTSRLGGIGLDVIAAEVAARHADAYPASGNRQPHQRLAVGGEYQWRRDGEDHLFDPETVFRLQHATRTRQMDVFREYTQRVNDQSSRLMTLRGLLAFKEGERESVPLDEVEPVSEIVKRFSTGAMSYGSISAEAHETLAVAMNQIGAKSNTGEGGEDPERLHDPRRRSAIKQIASGRFGVTSEYLTNADDIQIKLAQGAKPGEGGQLPGHKVYPWVARTRHSTPGVGLISPPPHHDIYSIEDLAQLIHDAKNANPRARIHTKLVSEFGVGTVAAGVTKAHADVVLISGHDGGTGASPLTSLKHAGTPWEIGLAETQQTLVLNNLRDRVVVQVDGQLKTGRDVIVGALLGAEEFGFATAPLVVSGCIMMRVCHLDTCPVGVATQNPELRSRFTGKPEFVVTFMEFIAQEVREILAQLGFRTLLEAVGHVELLDTRAAVDHWKAEGLDLSPVLAVPEPAPGSTLYRTRFQEHGLERALDNQLIALAADALERREPVRIALPVRNVNRTVGTMLGHEVTRRFGGEGLPDGTIDVTLTGSAGQSFGAFLPAGITLRLFGDANDYVGKGLSGGRIVVRPDRAAVLASEHNVVAGNVIGYGATTGQIFLRGLSGERFGVRNSGATLVVEGVGDHGCEYMTGGTVLVLGRTGRNFAAGMSGGTAYVLDLQRALVNQTALAAGEFTLAPLDDDDHALVTDLLRTHLEETGSPVAAQLLADPDASRARFTRVLPTDFARIRRALAQAEAEGLDPSAPGVWDQILETARG from the coding sequence ATGTCGACGTCGCCCGCGAGCCCCGGTGCCCAGTCAGCGCCCTTCGCGCCCGGACCGACGGGTCTGTACGACCCTGCCGCCGAGCACGACGCGTGCGGCTTCGCCTTCGTGGCCACCCTGCGTGGCACACCCGGGCGGGACATCGTCGACGCGGGCCTGACCGCGCTGCTGAACCTGGACCACCGCGGTGCGGTCGGCGCCGAGGAGGACTCCGGCGACGGCGCCGGCATCCTGACGCAGATCCCTGACGCGTTCTTCCGCGACGTGGTCGACGCCGACCTGCCGCCAGCCGGTTCCTACGCCATCGGCATGGCCTTCCTCCCGGTGGACGAGGCCGAGCAGACGCGCGTCGTGCAGGCGATCGAGGCGATCGCCGCGGAGGAGAAGCTCGACGTGCTGGCCTGGCGCGACGTGACGGTCACGGCCGACCTGGTCGGCCCGACGGCGCGCTCGTCCATGCCGCGCTTCCGGCACCTGGTCGTGGCCGACCCGTCGCGCGAGCTGTCCGGCATCGACCTGGACCGGCGCACGTTCCGGCTGCGCAGGCGCGCCGAGCGTGAGGTCGGCGTGTACTTCGCGTCGCTGTCCGCGCGCACGATCACCTACAAGGGAATGCTGACGACCGGCCAGCTGGAGCCGTTCTTCGCCGACCTGTCCGACCCGCGCTACGCGAGCGAGATCGCGCTCGTGCACTCGCGCTTCTCGACGAACACGTTCCCCTCGTGGCCGCTGGCGCACCCGTTCCGGCTGATCGCGCACAACGGTGAGATCAACACGGTGCGCGGGAACCGCAACTGGATGGCGGCCCGTGAGGGCACGCTGGGCAGCGAGCTCATCGGCGACCTCGGCCCCCTGATGCCGGTCTGTACCCCGGGAGGGTCCGACTCCGGCAGCTTCGACGAGGTGCTCGAGCTGCTGCACCTGTCGGGCCGGTCCCTGCCCCACGCGGTCATGATGATGGTGCCGGAGGCGTGGGAGAACCACGCGCAGATGGACCCGGACCGTCGCGCGTTCTACGAGTACCACTCCACGCTGATGGAGCCCTGGGACGGGCCCGCGGCGATCACGTTCACCGACGGCACCCTGATCGGCTCGGTGCAGGACCGCAACGGTCTGCGCCCCGGGCGCTACTGGGTGACCGAGGACGGTCTGGTCGTCATGGCCTCGGAAGCCGGCGTGCTCGACCTCGACCCCGCGACCGTGGTCGCCAAGGGCCGTCTCGAGCCGGGTCGCATGTTCCTGGTCGACACCGGTCAGGGCCGGATCATCGAGGACGACGAGATCAAGGCGCAGCTGGCCGCGCAGCGCCCGTACGCGCAGTGGGTGCGCGAGCACTCGGTCGTGCTGGAGCAGCTGCCCGAGCGGGAGCACGTCGCGCACTCGGCCGCCTCCGTGCGTCGTCGGCAGCGCACCTTCGGGTACACCGAGGAGGAGCTCAAGGTCATCCTGAGCCCGATGGGTGCCTCGGGCGCCGAGCCGCTGGGGGCCATGGGCTCGGACACCCCGGTCGCCGTGCTCTCCTCGCGCCCGCGGCTGCTGTTCGACTACTTCACGCAGATGTTCGCCCAGGTCACGAACCCGCCGCTCGACGCGATCCGCGAGGAGCTCGTCACCGCGATCGGTGGGGCGATCGGCCCCGAGCCGAACCTGCTCGCCGACGGTCCGGAGCACGCGCGCAAGCTCGTGCTGCCCTTCCCGGTGCTCGACAACGACCAGCTGGCGAAGGTCGTGCACGTCGCGAAGGAGCCGTCGCTCGGCTTCCGTGCGACCACGATCCGCGGGCTCTACAAGGTCGACGGCGGGGGAGCGGCGCTCGAGGCCCGTCTCGAGGAGATCTTCGCGGAGGTCGACCGGGCGATCGCCGACGGCGTGAGCTTCCTGGTCCTGTCCGACCGCAACTCCGACGCGGACCTCGCGCCGATCCCCTCGCTGCTGCTGCTCTCGGCGGTGCACCACCACACGCTGCGCCGGCACACCCGGACGCAGATCTCGCTGGTCGTCGAGGCCGGTGACGTGCGCGAGGTGCACCACGTCGCGCTGCTGATCGGCTACGGCGCGGCCGCGGTGAACCCGTACCTGGCGATGGAGACCGTCGAGGACCTCGCCCGCTCGGGCTACCTTCCGGGCGTGGCGCCCGAGAAGGCGGTCAAGAACCTCATCAAGGGTCTGGGCAAGGGCGTCCTGAAGGTCATGTCCAAGATGGGCATCTCGACGATCGCGTCGTACCGCGGTGCGCAGGTCTTCGAGGCCATCGGTCTGTCCCAACCTCTGGTCGACCGGTACTTCACCGGCACGACGAGCCGGCTGGGCGGCATCGGCCTGGACGTCATCGCGGCCGAGGTCGCCGCGCGGCACGCCGACGCCTACCCGGCCAGCGGCAACCGTCAGCCGCACCAGCGCCTGGCCGTCGGTGGTGAGTACCAGTGGCGCCGTGACGGCGAGGACCACCTGTTCGACCCCGAGACGGTCTTCCGCCTGCAGCACGCGACGCGGACCCGGCAGATGGACGTCTTCCGCGAGTACACGCAGCGCGTCAACGACCAGTCGTCGCGTCTGATGACCCTGCGCGGCCTGCTGGCCTTCAAGGAGGGCGAGCGCGAGAGCGTCCCGCTCGACGAGGTCGAGCCGGTCAGCGAGATCGTCAAGCGGTTCAGCACCGGTGCGATGTCCTACGGCTCCATCTCCGCCGAGGCGCACGAGACGCTCGCGGTCGCGATGAACCAGATCGGCGCGAAGTCGAACACGGGCGAGGGCGGCGAGGACCCGGAGCGGCTGCACGACCCGCGCCGGCGCTCCGCGATCAAGCAGATCGCCTCGGGCCGGTTCGGCGTGACGAGCGAGTACCTGACGAACGCCGACGACATCCAGATCAAGCTCGCCCAGGGCGCCAAGCCCGGCGAGGGCGGTCAGCTGCCGGGCCACAAGGTCTACCCGTGGGTCGCCAGGACGCGGCACTCGACGCCCGGTGTCGGGCTGATCTCGCCGCCGCCGCACCACGACATCTACTCGATCGAGGACCTGGCACAGCTGATCCACGACGCCAAGAACGCCAACCCGAGGGCACGCATCCACACCAAGCTCGTCAGCGAGTTCGGCGTCGGCACCGTGGCCGCGGGTGTCACCAAGGCGCACGCCGACGTCGTGCTCATCTCGGGTCACGACGGTGGCACGGGCGCCTCCCCGCTCACCTCCCTCAAGCACGCCGGCACGCCGTGGGAGATCGGTCTGGCCGAGACCCAGCAGACGCTCGTGCTGAACAACCTGCGCGACCGGGTGGTCGTGCAGGTCGACGGTCAGCTCAAGACGGGTCGGGACGTGATCGTCGGCGCGCTGCTCGGGGCCGAGGAGTTCGGCTTCGCGACCGCCCCTCTGGTCGTCTCGGGCTGCATCATGATGCGCGTGTGCCACCTGGACACCTGCCCGGTGGGCGTCGCGACGCAGAACCCCGAGCTGCGTTCGCGCTTCACGGGCAAGCCCGAGTTCGTCGTGACCTTCATGGAGTTCATCGCCCAGGAGGTGCGCGAGATCCTGGCGCAGCTCGGGTTCCGGACCCTGCTGGAGGCCGTCGGTCATGTCGAGCTGCTGGACACCCGCGCCGCGGTGGACCACTGGAAGGCCGAGGGGCTCGACCTGTCTCCCGTGCTCGCCGTGCCCGAGCCTGCGCCCGGCTCGACGCTCTACCGCACGCGGTTCCAGGAGCACGGTCTTGAGCGCGCCCTGGACAACCAGCTGATCGCGCTCGCGGCCGATGCGCTCGAGCGTCGTGAGCCGGTCCGGATCGCGCTGCCGGTGCGCAACGTGAACCGCACGGTCGGCACGATGCTGGGTCACGAGGTGACGCGTCGGTTCGGGGGCGAGGGCCTTCCCGACGGCACGATCGACGTCACGCTGACCGGATCGGCCGGCCAGTCGTTCGGTGCGTTCCTGCCCGCCGGGATCACCCTGCGGCTCTTCGGCGACGCCAACGACTACGTCGGCAAGGGTCTGTCCGGCGGCCGGATCGTGGTGCGGCCCGACCGCGCCGCCGTGCTCGCCTCCGAGCACAACGTCGTCGCGGGCAACGTCATCGGCTACGGGGCGACGACGGGGCAGATCTTCCTGCGCGGCCTGTCCGGCGAGCGGTTCGGCGTGCGCAACTCCGGTGCCACCCTGGTGGTCGAAGGCGTCGGCGACCACGGCTGCGAGTACATGACGGGCGGCACGGTCCTCGTGCTCGGCCGCACGGGGCGCAACTTCGCTGCCGGGATGTCGGGCGGCACGGCGTACGTGCTGGACCTGCAGCGTGCCCTGGTGAACCAGACCGCGCTCGCCGCGGGGGAGTTCACGCTCGCACCGCTCGACGACGACGACCACGCCCTGGTCACGGACCTGCTGCGGACGCACCTGGAGGAGACCGGCTCGCCGGTCGCCGCACAGCTGCTGGCAGACCCGGACGCGAGCCGTGCGCGGTTCACCCGGGTGCTGCCGACCGACTTCGCCCGGATCCGTCGCGCGCTCGCGCAGGCCGAGGCCGAGGGGCTCGACCCGTCGGCGCCCGGTGTGTGGGACCAGATCCTGGAGACGGCCCGTGGCTGA
- a CDS encoding MarR family winged helix-turn-helix transcriptional regulator, translating into MTAEPDRLDRIQQAWARERPELDVSPQGVIGRLHRVGLHLTDELVAVYRRHGLGEGDFDVLATLRRAGAPYERTPGDLAENTLVTSGAMTKRVDRLEKAGLVTRRPSEHDGRGRVVALTAEGIRVFDAAFTDHIANEHRLVSALSPAEARQLEELLRRWLAHFEAPPAATGER; encoded by the coding sequence GTGACCGCAGAGCCCGATCGACTCGACCGGATCCAGCAGGCCTGGGCGCGCGAGCGCCCCGAGCTCGACGTCAGCCCCCAGGGGGTCATCGGCCGCCTGCACCGCGTCGGCCTGCACCTCACGGACGAGCTCGTCGCCGTATACCGCCGGCACGGCCTCGGGGAGGGTGACTTCGACGTCCTGGCGACGCTGCGGCGCGCAGGGGCACCGTACGAGCGCACGCCGGGCGACCTGGCCGAGAACACCCTCGTCACCTCGGGCGCGATGACCAAGCGCGTGGACCGCCTCGAGAAGGCCGGCCTCGTCACCCGCCGACCGAGCGAGCACGACGGGCGCGGCCGGGTCGTCGCGCTCACCGCGGAGGGGATCCGGGTCTTCGACGCGGCGTTCACCGACCACATCGCCAACGAGCACCGGCTCGTCTCAGCCCTCAGCCCGGCCGAGGCCCGCCAGCTCGAGGAGCTCCTGCGCCGATGGCTCGCGCACTTCGAGGCGCCGCCCGCAGCGACCGGGGAGCGCTGA
- a CDS encoding EamA family transporter, translating into MEATWRWSLVTAFAPITWGTTYWVTRHLLPVDHPLWGAVLRALPAGLVLLVVARRLPRCSWWWRSAVLGTLTMGAFFALVYVAAQLLPTSVAATVMATSPVVMILVAWLLLAQRPRLLALAGAALGLVGVALMLLTGGADIDPLGVLASVAAMTMSSVGFVLATRWSEGVDVVSSTAWQLVAGGLVLLPFAVAVEGNPPTLDGPAVLGFAYVSLVSTALAYLAWYAGLRHLPAGTVGLVGLLNPVTGVLLGTVVAAERLTVQQALGIVVVLAGVLLGQPAVERATRRWWTRPRAVSPRTAAARRPRPAAGAPAPASCGRTAAEPTHGARSPAGSSAEGGSEPTSSSCSCLHDRPGADALR; encoded by the coding sequence ATGGAAGCCACCTGGCGCTGGTCCCTCGTCACCGCGTTCGCCCCGATCACCTGGGGGACGACCTACTGGGTGACCAGACACCTCCTGCCGGTCGACCACCCGCTGTGGGGTGCGGTGCTGCGCGCACTGCCCGCCGGCCTGGTCCTGCTCGTCGTGGCCAGGCGACTCCCCCGGTGCTCGTGGTGGTGGCGTTCGGCCGTGCTCGGCACGCTCACGATGGGCGCCTTCTTCGCGCTCGTGTACGTCGCCGCGCAGCTGCTGCCCACCTCGGTCGCGGCGACCGTCATGGCGACCTCACCGGTCGTGATGATCCTCGTCGCCTGGCTGCTGCTCGCTCAGAGACCCCGGCTGCTGGCGCTCGCCGGGGCCGCGCTCGGGCTCGTCGGGGTGGCCCTCATGCTGCTCACCGGGGGCGCCGACATCGACCCGCTCGGCGTCCTCGCCTCGGTAGCGGCGATGACGATGTCGTCCGTGGGCTTCGTGCTCGCGACCCGATGGAGCGAAGGGGTCGACGTGGTGTCCTCGACGGCCTGGCAGCTCGTCGCCGGCGGCCTCGTCCTGCTGCCCTTCGCGGTCGCCGTCGAAGGTAACCCCCCGACGCTCGACGGGCCCGCGGTCCTGGGCTTCGCCTACGTCTCGCTGGTCTCCACGGCCCTGGCCTACCTGGCCTGGTACGCAGGCCTGCGCCACCTGCCCGCGGGGACGGTCGGGCTCGTCGGGTTGCTCAACCCCGTCACCGGGGTGCTGCTGGGAACGGTCGTCGCGGCCGAGAGGCTCACCGTCCAGCAAGCGCTCGGGATCGTCGTCGTGCTCGCCGGCGTCCTGCTCGGACAACCTGCGGTCGAACGCGCCACGCGCCGGTGGTGGACGCGCCCGCGCGCGGTCAGTCCCAGAACTGCGGCAGCTCGTCGTCCTCGGCCTGCAGCAGGAGCACCTGCGCCAGCGTCGTGCGGGAGGACCGCGGCGGAACCGACGCACGGAGCGAGGTCGCCTGCGGGAAGTTCGGCTGAGGGAGGGTCGGAACCGACATCGTCGTCATGCTCATGCCTCCACGATCGACCCGGTGCCGATGCCCTTCGATAG
- the pyk gene encoding pyruvate kinase, protein MRRAKIVCTIGPVTESAEQIQALVDAGMDVARINRSHGDTEAHAKVYQNVRDAAQASGRSVAVLVDLQGPKIRLGRFVEGKHELAVGDIFTITTDDVPGTKELVSTTHKGLTNDARVGDPLLIDDGKVLVRVTAVEGNNVVTRVEVPGPVSNNKGINLPGVAVSVPAMSDKDEEDLRWALQIGADIIALSFVRSAADYDDVRRIMEEEGRVVPVIAKIEKPQAVDNLNEIVQAFDGIMVARGDLGVELPLEQVPLVQKRAVELARRNAKPVIVATQVLESMITNPRPTRAEASDCANAVLDGADAVMLSGETSVGDYAIEAVRTMARIIENTEEFGGERIAPLGSTPSTRGGAITRAAAEIGEALDVKYLVTFTQSGDSARRMSRLRSSIPLLAFTPRESVRNVLSLSWGVQTYNVPQVEHSDAMVAQVDQMLRANGLAEVGDYVIVVAGSPVGVVGSTNSIVVHKIGDEKGGDTV, encoded by the coding sequence ATGCGTAGAGCAAAGATCGTCTGCACCATCGGACCCGTCACGGAGTCCGCCGAGCAGATCCAGGCCCTCGTCGACGCCGGTATGGACGTCGCACGGATCAACCGCAGCCACGGCGACACCGAGGCGCACGCCAAGGTGTACCAGAACGTGCGTGACGCCGCCCAGGCGTCGGGTCGTTCCGTCGCCGTCCTGGTCGACCTGCAGGGACCGAAGATCCGCCTCGGCCGCTTCGTCGAGGGCAAGCACGAGCTCGCGGTCGGTGACATCTTCACCATCACGACCGACGACGTCCCGGGCACCAAGGAGCTCGTCTCGACGACCCACAAGGGTCTGACGAACGACGCCCGCGTCGGTGACCCGCTGCTGATCGACGACGGCAAGGTCCTCGTGCGGGTCACCGCCGTCGAGGGCAACAACGTGGTCACGCGCGTCGAGGTCCCCGGTCCGGTCTCGAACAACAAGGGCATCAACCTGCCCGGCGTGGCCGTGTCGGTCCCCGCCATGAGCGACAAGGACGAGGAGGACCTGCGCTGGGCCCTCCAGATCGGCGCGGACATCATCGCGCTGTCGTTCGTGCGCTCCGCGGCGGACTACGACGACGTGCGTCGGATCATGGAGGAAGAGGGCCGGGTCGTCCCGGTCATCGCCAAGATCGAGAAGCCGCAGGCCGTCGACAACCTCAACGAGATCGTCCAGGCGTTCGACGGCATCATGGTCGCCCGTGGTGACCTCGGCGTCGAGCTGCCGCTCGAGCAGGTCCCGCTCGTCCAGAAGCGTGCGGTCGAGCTGGCTCGCCGCAACGCCAAGCCGGTCATCGTGGCCACGCAGGTGCTCGAGTCGATGATCACGAACCCGCGTCCGACGCGGGCCGAGGCCTCCGACTGCGCCAACGCGGTGCTCGACGGTGCGGACGCGGTCATGCTCTCGGGCGAGACCAGCGTCGGCGACTACGCGATCGAGGCCGTGCGCACGATGGCGCGGATCATCGAGAACACCGAGGAGTTCGGCGGGGAGCGCATCGCGCCCCTCGGTTCGACCCCCTCGACGCGCGGTGGGGCGATCACGCGTGCGGCCGCCGAGATCGGCGAGGCGCTCGACGTCAAGTACCTCGTGACGTTCACGCAGTCCGGTGACTCGGCGCGTCGGATGTCGCGTCTGCGGTCGTCGATCCCGCTGCTGGCCTTCACGCCGCGCGAGTCGGTGCGCAACGTCCTCTCGCTCAGCTGGGGCGTGCAGACGTACAACGTGCCGCAGGTCGAGCACTCCGACGCAATGGTCGCCCAGGTGGACCAGATGCTGCGGGCCAACGGCCTGGCCGAGGTCGGCGACTACGTGATCGTCGTGGCCGGTTCGCCGGTCGGCGTCGTCGGGTCGACGAACTCGATCGTCGTGCACAAGATCGGTGACGAGAAGGGTGGCGACACGGTCTGA
- the lgt gene encoding prolipoprotein diacylglyceryl transferase — MNVPGLLAGSIPSPSQGVWHLGPFPLRAYALAILLGIAAAIWITRRRWVERGGEADQVLEIAFWAVPFGIVGGRLYHVISSPQAYFGEGGDPWKALAIWQGGLGIWGAVAFGAVGAWIGCRRQGVRLAPWADALAPGLLVAQALGRLGNWFNQELFGSPTTLPWGLQIDDAHLPADALPGTLFHPTFLYEIVWNLAAAAVLVWADRRFRLGHGRVFWLYVMLYTLGRGWIELLRIDEANHVLGLRLNVWTSIIVGLGALVAFVVVGRRHPGREATVLLTPPTVQDDEKDAQQSVG, encoded by the coding sequence ATGAACGTGCCTGGTCTGCTCGCCGGATCGATTCCGAGCCCGTCGCAGGGCGTCTGGCACCTGGGCCCGTTCCCCTTGCGCGCCTACGCGCTGGCCATCCTCCTGGGGATCGCCGCGGCGATCTGGATCACCCGGCGACGGTGGGTCGAGCGAGGCGGCGAGGCCGACCAGGTGCTCGAGATCGCCTTCTGGGCGGTGCCGTTCGGCATCGTCGGAGGTCGGCTCTACCACGTCATCAGCTCGCCGCAGGCGTACTTCGGCGAGGGCGGTGACCCGTGGAAGGCGCTCGCGATCTGGCAGGGCGGCCTGGGGATCTGGGGCGCGGTGGCGTTCGGCGCGGTCGGCGCCTGGATCGGCTGCCGACGGCAGGGGGTGCGGCTCGCTCCCTGGGCCGACGCCCTGGCGCCGGGCCTGCTGGTCGCCCAGGCGTTGGGTCGCCTCGGGAACTGGTTCAACCAGGAGCTGTTCGGCAGCCCGACGACGCTGCCGTGGGGCCTGCAGATCGACGACGCCCACCTGCCTGCCGACGCCCTCCCGGGGACGCTGTTCCACCCGACGTTCCTGTACGAGATCGTGTGGAACCTCGCCGCGGCCGCCGTGCTGGTCTGGGCCGACCGCCGGTTCCGGCTGGGGCACGGCCGGGTGTTCTGGCTCTACGTGATGCTCTACACGCTCGGACGCGGGTGGATCGAGCTGCTGCGCATCGACGAGGCCAACCATGTGCTCGGGCTGCGACTCAACGTCTGGACGTCGATCATCGTCGGCCTCGGTGCGCTGGTAGCGTTCGTGGTGGTCGGACGCCGGCATCCCGGACGTGAGGCGACGGTCCTGCTCACACCCCCCACCGTGCAGGACGACGAGAAAGACGCTCAGCAGTCCGTGGGTTGA
- a CDS encoding glutamate synthase subunit beta — protein MADPRGFLKVRDRELPPSRPVEVRLRDWKDVHAHLEAGQPFLKEQAGRCMDCGIPFCHNGCPLGNLIPEWNELVWRGQWSDAIDRLHATNNFPEFTGRICPAPCESSCVLGINQPPVTIKNVEVSIVDEAFDRGYVRPQVPQRLTGHTVAVVGSGPAGLAAAQQLTRAGHTVAVYERDDAIGGLLRYGVPDFKLEKQHIDRRLAQMEAEGTRFRPGVEIGRDVTWAQLQARFDAIVVATGATVPRALRVPGAELGGVLPAMEFLHPANAAAAGRPVAGQITAEGKHVIIIGGGDTGSDCLGTALRQGAASVTTLAIGKQPPTERPAHQPWPTDPIVFEVSSSHEEGGERRYLASTVAFLGGEGEDADHVRALRLATTEYLPDGRRVPTEGTEREIPADLVLVAMGFTGPETSSLTEQIGVGLTDRGLLTRGEDFATTVPGVFVAGDAGRGQSLVVWAIAEGRAAAAAVDTYLSGATELPTPVSASTVALRP, from the coding sequence GTGGCTGACCCCCGGGGCTTCCTCAAGGTGCGCGACCGCGAGCTCCCGCCGAGCCGTCCGGTCGAGGTCCGGCTGCGCGACTGGAAGGACGTGCACGCCCACCTCGAGGCAGGTCAGCCGTTCCTGAAGGAGCAGGCCGGCCGGTGCATGGACTGCGGCATCCCGTTCTGCCACAACGGCTGCCCGCTGGGGAACCTCATCCCCGAGTGGAACGAGCTGGTCTGGCGCGGTCAGTGGTCGGACGCGATCGACCGCCTGCACGCGACGAACAACTTCCCGGAGTTCACCGGGCGCATCTGCCCGGCACCGTGCGAGTCGAGCTGCGTGCTGGGCATCAACCAGCCGCCGGTGACGATCAAGAACGTCGAGGTGTCGATCGTCGACGAGGCGTTCGACCGCGGCTACGTCCGGCCCCAGGTGCCGCAGCGCCTGACCGGGCACACGGTGGCCGTGGTGGGATCGGGCCCGGCCGGTCTGGCGGCCGCGCAGCAGCTCACCCGCGCGGGGCACACGGTCGCGGTGTACGAGCGTGACGACGCGATCGGCGGTCTGCTGCGTTACGGCGTGCCCGACTTCAAGCTCGAGAAGCAGCACATCGACCGTCGGCTGGCCCAGATGGAGGCCGAGGGCACGCGCTTCCGTCCCGGTGTCGAGATCGGCCGGGACGTGACCTGGGCGCAGCTGCAGGCGCGGTTCGACGCGATCGTCGTCGCGACGGGAGCCACGGTGCCGCGCGCGCTGCGCGTGCCGGGCGCCGAGCTGGGCGGTGTGCTTCCGGCGATGGAGTTCCTGCACCCGGCCAACGCCGCGGCAGCCGGGCGTCCCGTGGCCGGCCAGATCACGGCCGAGGGCAAGCACGTCATCATCATCGGCGGCGGGGACACGGGTTCGGACTGCCTCGGCACGGCCCTGCGTCAGGGTGCCGCGTCGGTGACGACGTTGGCGATCGGCAAGCAGCCGCCGACGGAGCGTCCCGCCCACCAGCCGTGGCCCACGGACCCGATCGTCTTCGAGGTGTCGTCCTCCCACGAGGAGGGCGGCGAGCGCCGCTACCTGGCCTCGACGGTCGCGTTCCTCGGGGGCGAGGGTGAGGACGCCGACCACGTGCGCGCGCTGCGCCTGGCCACCACCGAGTACCTCCCGGACGGGCGACGAGTCCCGACCGAGGGCACCGAGCGTGAGATCCCCGCGGACCTCGTGCTCGTCGCGATGGGTTTCACCGGTCCGGAGACGTCGTCGCTGACCGAGCAGATCGGCGTCGGGCTCACCGACCGTGGTCTGCTCACCCGCGGCGAGGACTTCGCGACGACGGTCCCTGGCGTGTTCGTCGCCGGGGACGCAGGCCGCGGGCAGTCGCTCGTGGTCTGGGCCATCGCCGAAGGACGTGCCGCCGCGGCGGCCGTCGACACCTATCTGTCCGGAGCGACGGAGCTGCCCACGCCGGTCTCGGCGAGCACCGTGGCACTTCGCCCCTGA